In Anthonomus grandis grandis chromosome 16, icAntGran1.3, whole genome shotgun sequence, a single window of DNA contains:
- the LOC126745547 gene encoding protein Mpv17-like, whose product MSLLRTYRHLLKNHFVVIQAAQTGLLMGVGDVLAQTVVEKKSFKEYKVQRTAKFVFLGVAFVGPTLSLWYKLLARKFGTQMSPALTLKKVACDQLLFAPSFLAVFITNINLLNGRSFDLIKKELSSNYKDLLVANWKLWPAVQLINFYVVPLNYQVLVVQSVAILWNTYLSWKTHS is encoded by the exons ATGTCGTTATTACGAACTTACcggcatttattaaaaaaccattttgtaGTAATTCAAGCAGCACAAACCGGGCTTTTAATGGGAGTTGGAGATGTTTTAGCTCAAACAGTTGttgaaaaaaagtcttttaagGAATACAAAGTTCAAAGGACTGCTAAGTTTGTTTTCCTTGGTGTGGCATTTGTG GGCCCAACTTTAAGCCTCTGGTATAAGCTACTAGCCAGAAAATTCGGAACTCAAATGTCCCCAGCACTCACCCTCAAGAAAGTTGCATGTGATCAACTACTCTTCGCTCCCAGTTTTTTAGCAgtatttataacaaatattaatttacttaatGGACGatcttttgatttaattaaaaaagaattgtcTTCTAATTATAAGGATTTACTGGTAGCCAATTGGAAGTTATGGCCTGCCGTGCAGCTTATTAACTTCTACGTAGTTCCTTTAAATTATCAAGTTCTTGTTGTGCAAAGTGTAGCTATTCTGTGGAATACGTATCTTTCATGGAAAACTCAtagttga